A part of Deltaproteobacteria bacterium genomic DNA contains:
- a CDS encoding class II fumarate hydratase: MADTRIERDSMGEMVVPANAYYGAQTARAVENFPISGLRFPRSFIAALGTIKGACARVNAALGLLDRRLADAIARAAAEVAEGKLDGEFVVDVFQTGSGTSTNMNANEVIANRALELLGARRGDKSVVHPNDHVNMGQSTNDVFPTAIHVAAYGEITRALLPALEELAAAFEERTRAFADVVKAGRTHLQDAVPMTLGQEFGGYASVIRHGIARVASTLPHLAELPIGGTALGTGLNAPPGFGEKVAAELAGATGLPFVTAPNRFEAMQNRDAAVETSGALRTLAVGLMKIANDLRLLTSGGRTGLNEIELPATQPGSSIMPGKVNPVIPEAVNQVAALVIGHDATIAIAGMNGN; the protein is encoded by the coding sequence GACGGCCCGGGCGGTCGAGAACTTCCCGATCTCCGGCCTCCGCTTCCCGCGCAGCTTCATCGCCGCCCTGGGCACCATCAAGGGCGCCTGCGCGCGTGTGAACGCCGCGCTCGGGCTCCTCGACCGGCGGCTCGCCGACGCCATCGCTCGCGCCGCCGCCGAGGTGGCGGAGGGGAAGCTCGACGGCGAGTTCGTGGTCGACGTCTTCCAGACCGGCTCGGGGACCTCGACCAACATGAACGCCAACGAGGTGATCGCGAACCGCGCCCTCGAGCTGCTCGGCGCCCGGCGCGGCGACAAGAGCGTCGTCCACCCGAACGACCACGTGAACATGGGCCAGAGCACCAACGACGTCTTCCCGACCGCCATCCACGTGGCCGCCTACGGCGAGATCACCCGCGCGCTGCTGCCCGCGCTCGAGGAGCTGGCGGCGGCCTTCGAGGAGCGCACCCGGGCCTTCGCCGACGTGGTGAAGGCCGGCCGCACGCACCTCCAGGACGCCGTCCCCATGACGCTCGGGCAGGAGTTCGGCGGCTACGCGAGCGTCATCCGCCACGGCATCGCGCGCGTCGCGTCGACGCTGCCGCACCTTGCCGAGCTGCCGATCGGCGGCACCGCCCTCGGCACCGGCCTGAACGCGCCGCCGGGCTTCGGCGAGAAGGTCGCGGCGGAGCTGGCGGGCGCGACCGGGCTCCCCTTCGTGACGGCGCCGAACCGCTTCGAGGCGATGCAGAACCGCGACGCCGCGGTCGAGACCTCGGGCGCGCTCCGCACCCTCGCCGTCGGCCTGATGAAGATCGCCAACGACCTCCGCCTGCTCACCTCGGGCGGGCGCACCGGCCTGAACGAGATCGAGCTGCCCGCGACGCAGCCCGGCTCGAGCATCATGCCGGGGAAGGTGAACCCGGTGATCCCCGAGGCGGTGAACCAGGTGGCGGCGCTCGTGATCGGCCACGATGCGACCATCGCGATCGCGGGCATGAACGGGAAC